The segment GCAGACCAAAATAATACGTCTACAGAATATGCACTAGGTCAAACTGTATATATTAATCTTCATGGATTATATGTTGTGGAATATGGTGGTCAATTGCAAATAGGTTATGATAAAACTCAAGCAAATCGTATTCCTTGGGAAATATTTAAGGCACATGTTGTGAAAGATGGTTGGCCAAATCTTAAAGCTATCGAACCTACTGTAATTACTGATTTCAGTAAACTAGATGATAAAGTAGTAAATACTTTGGTTAGACTTGACGGAGTTAACTTCCCTGATGGCGGTAAACTTCCTTATGCTGAAGATCAAAAAACAGTTAATAGAGATCTTAAAGATGCTCAAGGCAATAAAATTATTTTGAGAACTAGTGGATACTCTAATTTCTACAAAGAGCTTTTACCTGTAGGTACTGGTAGTATTATTGGTATTATGGGTAAACACAATAGCGATTGGCAGTTAACTATTCGTTCTATTGACGATGTTTTAGACTTTGATGGTGTAACTCCTGGTGAACCAGAAGTACCTGTTGATCCTGAAGATCCAAATGCAAAACCGAATATATCAATGATTGAGTTTGCTTCAAAATATGCTGGTGCAACATCAGATGCTCCAATTAAAATTGAAGATGACATCAAAATTGGTGGTGTTATTGTAAGTGATGATACTGATAGCAATGTATTCAAAAAGGTTTATATCCAAGATGAAACAGGTGGTATCACTGTGGGTGTTAATGATAATTTTGTAGCAAAGAAATATCCTGTAGGTACAAAAATTGTTTTTGATGCAAAAGGATTGGATGCTGTAGTTTTTGGTGGCTTACTTCAAATTGGTTCTGCAACTGCAGGTGCAAATAGAATTGAGATGGCTGAGTTTGAGAAACGTGCTGTTATCGTTTCTACTGGAAATGCAGTAACTCCTAAAGTAACTACTATTGCCGCTCTTGGTAATGTAGATCTTAATACCATTATTCAATTAGATGGTGTTCATTTTGTAGAAGCTGGTCAACCTTATGCTGATCCTAAAGTAAATACAAATAGAACAATTAAAGACGCTACTGGTAAAACAATCATTATGAGAAATAGTGGTTACTCTAAATTTGCAGCAGAAATCCTTCCTCAAGGAACAGGTACCGTTGTAGG is part of the Bacteroides coprosuis DSM 18011 genome and harbors:
- a CDS encoding hypothetical protein (KEGG: fba:FIC_02376 hypothetical protein~SPTR: Putative uncharacterized protein;~IMG reference gene:2504106072), coding for MKTINKILGLLLFFTLAATGCSRDYDTPPLNKPEYTGPEENITIAELKEQYKDVTQGSPKLIEFEYILKANITSSDASGNIFKQIYVQDKTGGINFGADQNNTSTEYALGQTVYINLHGLYVVEYGGQLQIGYDKTQANRIPWEIFKAHVVKDGWPNLKAIEPTVITDFSKLDDKVVNTLVRLDGVNFPDGGKLPYAEDQKTVNRDLKDAQGNKIILRTSGYSNFYKELLPVGTGSIIGIMGKHNSDWQLTIRSIDDVLDFDGVTPGEPEVPVDPEDPNAKPNISMIEFASKYAGATSDAPIKIEDDIKIGGVIVSDDTDSNVFKKVYIQDETGGITVGVNDNFVAKKYPVGTKIVFDAKGLDAVVFGGLLQIGSATAGANRIEMAEFEKRAVIVSTGNAVTPKVTTIAALGNVDLNTIIQLDGVHFVEAGQPYADPKVNTNRTIKDATGKTIIMRNSGYSKFAAEILPQGTGTVVGVVETFNGSWQFTVRSTKDVKNFDGQEPEEPTDPEVPSGDVILKETFGANFPKPENAPWPKVADYTGYDNKTVKYADSTTNADIRNIKGSPNHVWLKANNDCEFEISNIPNVNGKTLVLAYDAAANVYNPTDETNLNTIEVWYNGKQLPTESKDVKGKDDLNKFYTLKISDIKGVDGATLKFVVKGAANKYGLRLGNINLSVK